A stretch of Lysinibacillus agricola DNA encodes these proteins:
- a CDS encoding YjcZ family sporulation protein — MGYYGNIGNFNNCYSCGCDGGYRRGPGSSFALLVVLFILLIIIGATFINREHC; from the coding sequence ATGGGATACTATGGAAATATAGGTAACTTTAACAATTGTTATTCCTGTGGCTGTGACGGTGGCTATAGGCGTGGCCCTGGTTCATCATTCGCTCTACTCGTTGTTCTATTCATCCTTCTAATTATTATCGGCGCTACTTTCATAAATAGAGAACACTGTTAA